From one Triticum urartu cultivar G1812 chromosome 3, Tu2.1, whole genome shotgun sequence genomic stretch:
- the LOC125548234 gene encoding NAC transcription factor NAM-A1-like, translating into MEEGFVFRGCELPPGFRFQPTDQEIIVCYLKRKVASAASAVTSIIADVDIYKFDPWELPDKAQFGEGEWFFFSPRDRKYPNGARPNRTAGSGYWKATGTDKPILAAGGARCLGVKKALVFYQGRSPRGTKTEWVMHEYRLLHADGGAATRHKPHDSMRLDDWVLCRVRKKGVAVAPDMDGNPGAPRHTEVQAIDSTTGAAHGAFGDDWTDGQLLQYLMSGGSGQVDGAGTISGAAGHVHDGARRESAPEVQLASVLENIKRDLSFHAMDDVYFLQPSKRANCMGGGAGHHTDDDQLSPPTSLSMFEDD; encoded by the exons ATGGAAGAAGGTTTTGTGTTCCGGGGGTGCGAGCTGCCGCCGGGGTTCCGGTTCCAGCCCACGGACCAGGAGATCATCGTGTGCTACCTCAAGAGGAAGgtcgcctccgccgcctccgccgtcaCCTCCATCATCGCCGACGTCGACATCTACAAGTTCGACCCGTGGGAACTGCCCG ACAAGGCGCAGTTCGGCGAGGGGGAGTGGTTCTTCTTCAGCCCGCGGGACCGCAAGTACCCCAACGGCGCGCGGCCCAACCGCACGGCGGGATCGGGGTACTGGAAGGCCACCGGCACCGACAAGCCGATCCTGGCTGCCGGCGGCGCGCGCTGCCTCGGGGTCAAGAAGGCGCTCGTCTTCTATCAGGGGCGCTCCCCGCGGGGCACCAAGACTGAGTGGGTCATGCACGAGTACCGCCTTCTCcacgccgacggcggcgccgccacCCGCCACAAGCCCCACGACTCCATGAGG CTGGACGACTGGGTCCTGTGCCGCGTCCGCAAGAAGGGCGTCGCCGTCGCGCCGGACATGGATGGTAACCCCGGAGCGCCGAGGCACACGGAGGTTCAGGCAATTGATAGTACCACCGGAGCCGCACACGGCGCCTTCGGCGACGACTGGACCGACGGCCAGCTCCTTCAGTACCTGATGAGCGGCGGATCCGGACAGGTCGACGGTGCCGGCACCATCAGCGGGGCGGCGGGCCACGTCCATGACGGTGCGCGCCGCGAGAGTGCGCCGGAGGTGCAACTGGCGTCGGTGCTGGAGAACATCAAGAGGGACCTCTCCTTCCATGCCATGGACGACGTGTATTTCCTCCAGCCCAGCAAGCGGGCCAACTGCATGGGAGGAGGCGCGGGCCACCACACCGACGACGACCAGCTGTCGCCGCCGACGTCCTTGTCCATGTTCGAGGACGATTAG